From Pseudomonas arsenicoxydans:
ATCACGTCAGATCAGGAAGCGATTCCACTCAGGCACTAAAAGAGGCAGCAACGGAGAGCCCGTCTTGCTCGAATAATTCTCCGGTAGGCAATCAATCAAGCTCAACTGAAGATACGTTTAGGATTGACTCGGAGCGCCTGCCGCTGCCAGAAGATCATTCGGAACCCAGCCTTGTGCCCGTAGCTGAGCCTCATGGTCCGGGAACGAATAATCACACTGGTCTACGCACAAAGGAGCTTCCGGAAGAGAAGAACTCTGTCTCCCTTGAAAAAAATGCGACCGGCCTTGAGTCTCGATCAGCACCACAACGCCTGCCAGACAGTGCCACCACTGATGTAGCCAGTAGATCTAGCAAAATCACTCTTCAAAGAAAGAAGCACTCCGTTATCCGAGGCCCCCAGGGAATTCTCGAAAAGGACTAAGCTTTTCACCTTGAGACAGGCATAGGGCGACCTTAGTGCGGTATAGACACGAAAACGGCAGGGGCATCCGCAAGCGCCTATTCTCCCTTGATACCTCAGCTCAAAAATTGCCGTGGTCGCTGCCAGCGCCATCCATATAAAGCCCTTACTGACGAATCTCAGCTGACGGTATTCCAAATGGTATTCCAAGGAATAATTTAACCAGTATTTTTTATTATAAATCAATATCTTGCATAATCAGTTCAGATTACCCCGGCCCACCAAATACGAAGCAAAACAAAACCCGCCAAGTGCGGGTTTTGTTGCATCTGGGCTACCCGATGCTGCTGAGGATCGTTGTGGCGTTCATGTCCGCTTCAGCAATTTTTCAGCGATACACCTCTCCGGCTTTCTGCCAAAACCCAAATCACTATTTTTCAAGACCGTCTTGCATCTGGAATGGGATGCGCTCCCAGGGTCGTCATCATGAAGGCCTATGATCGCCTTCGAAGCGTTATCAGCATCCTCAAGGTTCTTAGGTAAACCCAAAACCGTCGGCCGCTAATAATACGCACTCTTAAAAACATAATTTTTTTTCTGAAGCCGAAGCTCTTTCGTCTCCCCTTGCGCGCCTGATTTTTAAACTTGGCTATAACTGAGGAGACGCCCCGATTTCCCTGAATTAATGACGTGGCAAGCGCTGACACCTTTACTCTCAGGAAATGGAATCCCATGCTTTTGCCAATCCCGCAACACATCACAGTAATTTCTCCACATTTGGATGATGCTGTCTTCAGTTGCGGCTGCCTGTTGGCTGAGAGTCGGGACGCTCTTGTCATTACAGTATTCGCTGGCGTGCCTGATCCTGAAGTCGCGACGCCTGCATGGGACAGAGCAACAGGTTTTAGTAGTGGGTATCAGGCCGTGCTTGCGCGACGTGATGAAGATACGGAGTCGATGCGCAGACTGGGTGCTAAAGGCACATGGCTCAGCTTCTGGGATCGTCAGTACGGTCGCGGTTATCAAACGACTGACCTCGTACCGGCGCTAAAAACAATCCTTGAGCAAAGGGGCGGAACCGTTCTCATGCCTATGGGACTTTTCCACCCGGACCATCTGCTGACGAGCAACGCTTGCCTGGCGGTGCGCGAAGCTTTTCTTCTTGCGCAACAGAACAAAGAGGATGGAGCCACTGACCGCCCAATGAACTGGTTCGTCTATGAAGAGGCTATCTATCGGCAACTTCCGGGGCTGGTCCTGACTCGACTCACAGCCTGGAAGGAGGCTGGACTAAAAATGTGTGCCGTTCGTTTTCCCACCTCAAGCGCAAAAAAGAAAGCCTACGCTGTAGGCGCATATAAGAGTCAACTTCCGCTATTCGGAGCCGCTAAACGCGCCGATATGGGCTCTCCTGAACGCTATTGGCAGCTTGATACTGAGTAGCCGTTGCAGGGTGGCCATGGCCGCATCTGATGCTGTTTGAAGCGTCTTTTAAACAAGAATTCTCGCATTGATCCTACAGACGCTCCGGTTTTCGGAGATGTTTCCGACAAGTCGCGGCGGTTGTTGGGTAGGAAGCGGAGTCGATAGGCTTTGTCGGTCGCTGCGCATCAGCGACCGGGCCTGGAAACCCGAGGTAGGAGCTATTCAGTAGTTCATACGAGATACGGAGCTTCCCAATGTCGAAAGAAAAACCACCTTCGCCGCCTGCCGACGACGTCTCCCCCTACGAATCCGCCGACTCCAAAAAATTCAACGACGCCGCTGAACGAGCGCTGGATCACTACCTCAACCCCGCCGCCCTCAAATCACCGGTTAACCGCAAAGCCAGCACGATGTTTCTCATTGCGCCGGATATCAAAGACGAAGACCTGCTGGCCCACACCTGCGAGTCATTGGCTCAGGCCAGTGTCATGGCCAGTGACTTCGCCGGATATCTGGAAGGCCCGCACCGACACACGGCAATGGCGATTCAGCAAATAGTGATGCTGGCCGAGCTGGCGGTGAACCGAATGCTCGATAACGTCGAATTGCCAAAACCCGCGCCACACCGCTAATCCCCTGTGGGAGCGAGCCTGCTCGCGATGGCGGCCTGACAGTCACCTTATGTATTGACTGACCCACCGCTATCGCGGGCAAGCCCGCTCCCACACTCGATCTTTGTCGTA
This genomic window contains:
- a CDS encoding PIG-L family deacetylase, with the protein product MLLPIPQHITVISPHLDDAVFSCGCLLAESRDALVITVFAGVPDPEVATPAWDRATGFSSGYQAVLARRDEDTESMRRLGAKGTWLSFWDRQYGRGYQTTDLVPALKTILEQRGGTVLMPMGLFHPDHLLTSNACLAVREAFLLAQQNKEDGATDRPMNWFVYEEAIYRQLPGLVLTRLTAWKEAGLKMCAVRFPTSSAKKKAYAVGAYKSQLPLFGAAKRADMGSPERYWQLDTE
- a CDS encoding DUF6124 family protein, whose product is MSKEKPPSPPADDVSPYESADSKKFNDAAERALDHYLNPAALKSPVNRKASTMFLIAPDIKDEDLLAHTCESLAQASVMASDFAGYLEGPHRHTAMAIQQIVMLAELAVNRMLDNVELPKPAPHR